The following proteins come from a genomic window of Oscillospiraceae bacterium:
- a CDS encoding discoidin domain-containing protein has protein sequence MKVNPRICKRIGALLVCVSLCVSLGVTAQAVTLDKSFQFYMVPNSHLDTSWQWPFQYTAENLLRTMYYNFTRSLDGNENYVFSTSASQHYKWAKDYYNENYYSSATSSNDVHYQQIWSRIQELVADGQLDITGGQTVEPDTNTPSGEAQVRSVLIADHFFEKEFGTDKIPITGFLPDCFGFTGQYPQILLKSGMKYFVTSKLNWNDTNRNRDSDLFYWRALDGKSKVISYVLSKDYPSTDWNASSVQTAFDRNWQSGKSTNVKRAMGFFGSGDSGGGLPYTANPSGGNSYAAPATLNNSSAATVTMATCTQFFQDVEDDIAAGANDEALRYVDGEMYLEYHRGTYTSWSRMKRYNRKTEIMAEVAEKAATAAYYTGSIADNGADEVMYAWDKVTINQMHDVLPGSAAPYQYYVAFNDHELAQNLLTSVQRNALIALAYRADTQVSGKPIFVYNPLSWERSGEVSAVLHYDGDLPTAGIVIYDGEKAIFPSGIVRSEEQGTLTVTFAASAVPAIGYKVFNAVESDALAPASDLKVSGWVFENDALKMTINPATGYISSLINKKNGVESFAQGVGTEGGELHVYNDTGGSSWPAWDLVDSQVNKEPDTILDEAPISLEIVENNAEKVTIKVVKGYDQAIVTQYYTLRAGEDSVEVKLAADWFESNRLLKVSFPINASAEMATYETAYGSLQRPTTRDTSFSRARFEVPGHKYLDITDESGAYGVSIMNDAKYGFDSLKKTVGGTTFVRSRISVVRTPQSGPLSASAYGPSPATIDSGPMEFVYSIYPHTGSWEDAKSVNKGFELNYPLTAIEAQKSEGVLGSSKSFASSDKSNAIITVFKNQNDKPDDPNTIILRLYESSGRDTGGVTVTLPGSVLTAKEVNMIEHDYDPAYTAAYGVGGKAIAINGDKITFDLGKYEILTVELTLAPAGLAAMPEIKQETVALPYDLQGTSPNANRRAGFFQGSGTTASPGLSMPDNNWESEIDYQGIKFDLAEADEKNLVSATGQTIDAGVTDYSKLFLVGAAAGTSAVSGDFRVNYASKAYLQNGKSIPFGEAVGETVDVWYDYLADTDEESLVIVASYDAEGRLAAFETAAAAPSGGELRGAVPNVDIPDETAAANLFIWDFATYVPVGLEEISQTETIRFDGWITDLSGWNKDAWIDTKPYVYDTIVHVNDHYHSSTGTGNSTEAMTVDNYLFAYSVGLVPDRIVESITLPDQSGIKIAAMTFAGSDVEDFGWVYEPGNEPELVAPLAPQNVKATPVHNATQQGADILVTWDADPDALKYMVYASTDPNFTPSSATLVSNQGSNPSYMYHSYGKLETAGPIVYYFKVVCIGRNTMTSEASDVSGGAEITYINYTWSVGTSSARVNAGQQQSNEQAYKAIDQNLWTGTGDKWCSTAVSSGGWLRVDLTGTAGKTVSLNRFILVNCNILEGYGNTRDYRIYYSTMDDPGAGTKNPGDNWNLAVQVTGNTDTICTHDLTTPVEARWVMLVVDAGDGGGNTVRQYGFFALGRPDYTAVSNALNTRITATATDGGATLEAGYEYYNADGKTEGATQFKWFKTVSGVETAISGEIGKTLNQTTAELAAVSSYRVQITVYDDDGAQGGTASASLGTYTNVLVGAAVLNQTTPNGSAASLVDGDTGSKWDAPTNATYAGYQGPLPHIATLDMGAAKTVRNIQVWNANSAATQDYDANPLIPTRDFDIEYGTDLENLTKKEVRGSTDAIATVDLGGPTPVRYVKITVITPNSGSAENGFDVDYQSVRILELQANQFFLD, from the coding sequence ATGAAGGTGAATCCTCGAATCTGCAAACGCATCGGCGCCCTTTTGGTGTGCGTCTCACTGTGCGTTTCCCTTGGTGTGACAGCCCAGGCCGTCACGCTTGACAAGAGCTTCCAATTCTATATGGTTCCAAACAGCCACCTTGACACGTCGTGGCAGTGGCCTTTCCAGTACACCGCAGAAAATCTCCTCCGCACGATGTACTACAACTTCACCCGTTCGCTGGACGGGAACGAGAATTATGTCTTCTCTACCTCGGCGTCCCAGCACTACAAATGGGCCAAGGATTACTACAACGAAAACTACTACAGCTCCGCAACATCCAGTAACGACGTGCATTACCAGCAGATCTGGAGTCGAATCCAAGAGCTCGTCGCCGACGGCCAATTGGACATTACCGGCGGCCAGACGGTCGAGCCAGACACGAACACGCCGTCCGGTGAGGCGCAGGTCCGTTCCGTGCTCATCGCCGATCATTTCTTTGAGAAAGAATTTGGCACGGATAAAATCCCCATCACGGGCTTCCTGCCGGACTGCTTCGGCTTCACCGGGCAGTATCCGCAGATCTTGCTGAAGTCAGGCATGAAGTACTTCGTCACCAGCAAATTGAACTGGAACGACACCAACAGAAACCGCGACTCCGACTTGTTCTACTGGCGCGCACTTGACGGAAAGTCCAAGGTCATATCCTATGTCCTCTCCAAGGACTACCCCTCGACCGACTGGAACGCCAGCTCGGTGCAAACCGCGTTTGATCGCAACTGGCAGAGCGGCAAGTCGACGAACGTCAAGCGCGCCATGGGCTTCTTCGGAAGCGGCGACTCCGGCGGCGGTCTTCCGTATACGGCCAACCCGTCCGGCGGCAACAGCTACGCCGCGCCCGCGACGCTCAACAACTCTTCCGCCGCGACCGTCACGATGGCGACCTGCACGCAGTTCTTCCAAGATGTGGAAGATGATATCGCCGCCGGCGCCAACGACGAAGCGCTCCGCTATGTTGACGGCGAGATGTACCTTGAGTACCACCGCGGCACCTACACATCGTGGTCGCGCATGAAGCGCTACAACCGCAAGACCGAGATCATGGCGGAAGTGGCGGAAAAGGCCGCGACGGCCGCGTACTACACAGGGTCCATTGCGGACAACGGCGCCGACGAGGTCATGTATGCCTGGGATAAAGTCACCATCAACCAGATGCACGACGTCCTGCCGGGTTCCGCCGCCCCTTACCAGTACTACGTCGCGTTTAACGACCATGAACTGGCGCAGAACCTCCTTACGAGCGTCCAGCGCAACGCTCTTATCGCGCTGGCATACCGTGCCGACACCCAGGTTTCCGGCAAGCCCATATTCGTCTATAACCCGCTTTCGTGGGAGCGCTCCGGCGAGGTTTCCGCCGTCCTTCACTATGACGGCGATCTTCCGACGGCGGGCATCGTTATCTATGACGGCGAAAAAGCCATATTCCCATCTGGCATCGTCCGTAGCGAGGAGCAGGGCACGCTGACCGTAACCTTCGCGGCAAGCGCCGTGCCGGCCATCGGCTATAAGGTGTTCAATGCGGTCGAAAGCGACGCGTTGGCGCCGGCCTCCGATCTGAAGGTGAGCGGCTGGGTATTCGAAAACGATGCCCTCAAGATGACCATCAACCCGGCAACCGGTTATATATCAAGCCTTATCAACAAAAAGAACGGCGTCGAGTCGTTCGCGCAGGGCGTCGGCACCGAAGGCGGCGAGCTGCACGTGTACAACGACACCGGCGGCAGTTCCTGGCCGGCTTGGGATCTGGTCGACTCGCAAGTCAACAAAGAGCCCGACACGATTCTGGACGAGGCGCCGATTTCGCTTGAAATTGTCGAGAACAACGCCGAAAAAGTCACCATCAAGGTGGTCAAAGGGTACGATCAGGCCATCGTCACGCAGTATTACACACTCCGTGCCGGCGAGGACAGCGTGGAAGTCAAATTGGCGGCCGATTGGTTCGAGTCGAACCGTTTGCTGAAAGTTTCCTTCCCGATCAACGCTTCCGCCGAAATGGCTACATACGAGACGGCCTACGGTTCGCTGCAGCGCCCGACGACCCGCGACACGTCGTTTAGCCGCGCCCGTTTCGAAGTGCCCGGCCACAAGTATCTCGACATCACCGACGAGAGCGGCGCGTATGGCGTTTCCATTATGAACGACGCCAAGTACGGCTTCGACTCTCTGAAGAAGACGGTAGGCGGCACGACGTTCGTGCGTTCGCGCATATCTGTCGTTCGCACGCCGCAGTCCGGTCCGCTTTCCGCGTCGGCATACGGCCCCAGCCCGGCGACCATCGACTCCGGCCCGATGGAGTTCGTCTATTCCATTTATCCCCACACCGGCAGCTGGGAAGACGCCAAGTCCGTCAACAAGGGCTTTGAACTCAACTACCCGCTGACGGCTATCGAGGCCCAAAAGAGCGAGGGCGTTCTCGGCTCGTCGAAGTCGTTCGCCTCGTCCGACAAATCCAACGCCATCATCACCGTCTTCAAGAACCAGAACGACAAGCCGGACGATCCCAACACGATCATCCTGCGCCTGTATGAGTCCAGCGGCCGCGACACCGGCGGCGTCACAGTGACGCTGCCCGGCAGCGTGCTGACCGCCAAAGAAGTCAACATGATAGAGCACGACTACGACCCGGCGTACACGGCGGCCTACGGCGTGGGCGGCAAAGCCATCGCCATCAACGGCGACAAGATTACATTTGACCTGGGCAAGTACGAGATCCTTACCGTCGAGCTTACATTGGCGCCGGCCGGTCTCGCGGCCATGCCGGAGATCAAACAGGAAACCGTCGCTCTCCCGTATGACCTGCAAGGTACGTCTCCGAACGCGAACCGCCGCGCGGGTTTCTTCCAGGGCAGCGGCACCACCGCAAGCCCCGGCCTCTCGATGCCGGACAACAACTGGGAGTCCGAGATCGACTACCAGGGCATCAAGTTTGACCTGGCGGAGGCCGACGAAAAGAACCTCGTTTCCGCGACAGGCCAGACCATCGACGCCGGCGTCACTGACTACAGCAAGCTGTTCCTGGTCGGCGCGGCAGCCGGCACGTCGGCTGTTTCCGGCGATTTCCGCGTGAATTACGCGTCAAAAGCCTATCTCCAAAACGGCAAAAGCATTCCTTTCGGCGAAGCTGTGGGCGAGACGGTTGACGTATGGTACGATTATCTCGCGGACACGGACGAAGAGAGCCTCGTGATTGTGGCCTCCTATGACGCCGAAGGCCGCCTGGCCGCCTTTGAAACGGCGGCGGCGGCGCCGTCCGGCGGCGAGCTGCGCGGCGCCGTACCGAACGTCGATATCCCAGACGAAACCGCCGCTGCGAATCTTTTCATCTGGGATTTCGCGACATATGTTCCCGTTGGCCTGGAAGAGATTTCTCAGACCGAGACGATCCGCTTCGACGGCTGGATCACCGATCTGTCCGGCTGGAACAAAGACGCCTGGATCGACACGAAGCCATACGTCTACGATACGATCGTGCACGTGAACGACCACTACCACAGCAGCACCGGCACGGGCAATTCGACCGAGGCCATGACGGTGGACAACTACCTGTTCGCCTACTCGGTAGGCCTTGTGCCTGACCGCATCGTTGAGAGCATCACCCTCCCGGATCAAAGCGGCATCAAGATCGCCGCGATGACGTTTGCGGGGAGCGACGTCGAAGATTTCGGCTGGGTCTATGAGCCGGGCAACGAGCCCGAACTCGTAGCTCCGCTCGCACCGCAGAATGTCAAAGCGACGCCGGTGCACAACGCGACGCAGCAGGGCGCCGACATCCTTGTCACTTGGGACGCCGATCCGGATGCTCTGAAGTATATGGTCTACGCCTCGACGGATCCGAACTTCACGCCGAGTTCCGCCACGCTGGTTTCGAACCAAGGCAGCAACCCGAGCTACATGTACCATTCATATGGCAAGCTTGAGACCGCCGGCCCCATAGTCTACTACTTTAAGGTAGTATGCATCGGCAGGAACACGATGACGTCCGAAGCGTCGGACGTCTCAGGCGGTGCCGAGATCACGTACATCAACTACACTTGGTCAGTGGGTACGTCCTCTGCCAGGGTGAACGCCGGTCAGCAGCAGTCAAACGAGCAAGCCTACAAGGCTATCGACCAGAACCTATGGACCGGCACGGGCGACAAGTGGTGCAGCACAGCGGTCAGCAGCGGCGGCTGGCTCAGGGTCGACCTCACCGGCACGGCCGGCAAGACGGTGTCGCTCAACCGCTTTATACTTGTAAACTGCAACATTCTTGAGGGCTACGGCAACACGCGGGATTATAGAATCTACTACAGCACGATGGACGACCCGGGTGCCGGCACGAAAAACCCCGGCGACAACTGGAATTTGGCCGTGCAGGTTACGGGCAACACCGATACGATCTGCACCCACGACCTGACCACACCGGTCGAGGCGCGGTGGGTTATGCTGGTCGTAGACGCCGGCGACGGCGGTGGCAACACAGTCCGCCAGTACGGATTCTTCGCCCTCGGAAGACCGGATTACACGGCTGTCTCGAACGCGCTGAACACCAGGATCACAGCCACCGCCACTGACGGCGGCGCGACGCTCGAAGCCGGCTATGAGTACTACAACGCCGACGGCAAGACCGAAGGCGCGACGCAGTTCAAATGGTTCAAGACGGTGAGCGGCGTGGAAACGGCCATATCCGGCGAGATCGGCAAGACGCTCAACCAAACGACGGCGGAACTGGCTGCGGTATCGTCATACAGAGTCCAAATCACCGTTTATGACGACGACGGAGCGCAGGGCGGAACGGCCAGCGCGTCCCTCGGCACCTATACCAACGTGCTGGTCGGCGCCGCGGTGCTGAACCAAACGACGCCCAACGGAAGTGCCGCCAGCCTTGTCGACGGCGACACCGGCAGCAAGTGGGACGCGCCGACCAACGCCACGTACGCTGGTTACCAAGGCCCGCTGCCGCATATCGCGACGCTTGACATGGGCGCTGCGAAGACTGTCCGCAACATCCAGGTGTGGAACGCCAATTCGGCCGCCACGCAGGATTACGACGCCAATCCCCTCATTCCGACGAGGGACTTCGACATCGAGTACGGCACAGATCTAGAAAACCTGACAAAGAAGGAAGTGCGCGGCAGCACGGACGCGATAGCAACTGTCGACCTTGGCGGCCCAACCCCCGTCCGCTACGTCAAGATAACGGTCATCACGCCGAACTCAGGCAGTGCCGAAAACGGCTTTGATGTCGACTATCAGTCCGTCAGGATCCTTGAGCTTCAAGCAAATCAGTTCTTCCTCGACTAA
- a CDS encoding YibE/F family protein, producing the protein MKTIRAIMYGAVVLLAVVLLYIGYKTAVAGLPVLGAGGAPAVESVVTRIVSRTAEQTVFEAAVRGGETATVTQNTSEYYLTGAKEAEVGDRVIAVLTDDGWAFVDYVRIYGVFILGGVFAALLLAFGRFKGVGALLSLGLTGVAVFAVFIPAFLSGKNIYAYSIMVCVFSTVFTLLIVSGMNRKTLAAIGGCVGGVLVACLLTLLMNGVLHITGVISEDTMYMATLPTGDPVDMKAVVFAGVAIGAVGAVMDVAMSVSSSLWELKRNASHVRFGSLFKSGMNIGRDIMGTMTNTLVLAYIGNSLSILLLLVVYINSFIELFNNGSVIVELLQSIVGSFGILAAMPLTTLFCAFLYQNIRAPAAEGGSADE; encoded by the coding sequence ATGAAAACAATAAGGGCAATCATGTATGGCGCCGTCGTGCTGCTGGCGGTCGTGTTGCTTTATATCGGATACAAGACTGCGGTGGCGGGGCTCCCGGTGCTGGGCGCCGGCGGCGCCCCGGCGGTGGAGTCCGTCGTCACAAGGATCGTCTCGCGAACCGCGGAGCAAACGGTCTTTGAAGCGGCGGTCCGCGGCGGGGAAACCGCGACCGTCACACAAAACACAAGCGAATATTACCTGACGGGCGCCAAGGAGGCCGAGGTCGGCGACAGGGTTATCGCAGTGCTTACCGACGACGGTTGGGCTTTCGTCGACTACGTTCGGATCTATGGCGTGTTCATTCTGGGCGGCGTATTCGCGGCTTTGCTCCTTGCTTTCGGCAGGTTCAAAGGCGTCGGCGCCCTCCTGTCGCTTGGCCTCACTGGCGTCGCGGTCTTCGCGGTCTTTATCCCCGCCTTTCTTTCCGGCAAGAATATTTACGCCTATTCTATCATGGTCTGCGTCTTTTCGACGGTTTTTACCCTCTTGATAGTCAGCGGTATGAACCGCAAGACGCTGGCGGCTATCGGCGGCTGTGTCGGCGGCGTGCTCGTCGCCTGTCTGCTGACGCTTCTGATGAACGGCGTTCTGCACATAACCGGCGTAATCAGCGAGGACACAATGTATATGGCCACGCTGCCGACAGGCGATCCTGTCGATATGAAAGCCGTCGTATTCGCCGGCGTAGCGATAGGCGCCGTCGGGGCGGTCATGGATGTCGCGATGTCCGTATCGTCGTCTCTGTGGGAACTGAAACGCAACGCGTCGCATGTAAGGTTCGGCAGCCTATTTAAGTCCGGCATGAACATCGGGCGAGACATTATGGGCACCATGACAAATACGCTTGTGCTCGCGTATATAGGCAATTCGCTGTCGATACTGCTGCTTTTGGTCGTCTATATCAACTCTTTTATCGAGCTTTTCAACAACGGATCAGTCATCGTGGAACTGCTTCAATCCATCGTCGGCAGCTTCGGCATACTTGCCGCCATGCCGCTGACGACGCTGTTTTGCGCTTTCCTATACCAAAACATCCGCGCGCCGGCGGCGGAAGGGGGCAGCGCGGATGAATAA
- a CDS encoding YibE/F family protein: MNKKLYEIVCYFATLLFAVIFLFVGHRVASAGMPDLFNKYGSYETVVAEVTKIHDRINTKQMFEAKIIKGAQFSSIFAVQETNQNYRSGVKEVEVGDKVIVVREWDASWSFVDYYRIDKIVWLGAAFVLLLLIFGRLKGFHAFLSLGLTCAAIFVVFIPSLLSGQNIYASSMIVCIFSIVVTIFIVTGVNRKSLAAIAGCSGGLIATGILTFLMNAALGITGVLNKDSAFFLYLFKGSHIVNLRAVIFAGIIIGAVGAMMDVAMSISSALWEIKEKAPGLGFGELLKSGFNISRDVMGTMSNTLVLAYIGNSLSVVVILTVYIKSFTELINRELVIIELLQAIIGSLGLLLTMPLASLICAALYNAPSNTQAGNQKVS, from the coding sequence ATGAATAAAAAACTGTATGAAATTGTCTGCTATTTCGCGACGCTTCTGTTTGCCGTAATCTTTCTTTTTGTCGGGCACAGGGTGGCGTCCGCCGGCATGCCCGACTTGTTTAACAAATATGGCAGCTACGAAACGGTCGTCGCCGAGGTGACCAAGATTCACGACAGGATCAACACAAAGCAGATGTTCGAGGCGAAGATCATCAAGGGCGCGCAGTTCAGCTCCATTTTCGCGGTGCAGGAAACAAATCAGAACTACCGAAGCGGCGTAAAAGAGGTGGAAGTCGGCGACAAGGTGATCGTTGTGCGCGAGTGGGACGCCTCGTGGTCTTTTGTTGATTACTACAGAATTGACAAAATAGTATGGCTCGGCGCGGCGTTTGTCCTGCTGCTTCTTATCTTCGGCAGGCTCAAAGGCTTTCACGCTTTTCTCTCGCTTGGCCTGACGTGCGCGGCGATTTTCGTGGTGTTCATCCCGTCGCTGCTTTCGGGGCAGAACATTTATGCCTCGTCTATGATTGTCTGCATTTTCTCGATTGTCGTCACGATATTCATCGTCACCGGCGTAAACAGAAAATCGCTGGCCGCCATCGCCGGCTGCAGCGGCGGCCTCATTGCGACGGGTATCCTGACGTTCCTGATGAATGCCGCGCTGGGCATCACCGGCGTGCTGAACAAGGACTCGGCTTTTTTCCTGTATCTTTTCAAGGGCAGCCATATCGTAAATCTTCGGGCTGTGATATTTGCCGGTATCATCATCGGCGCCGTCGGGGCGATGATGGACGTCGCGATGTCCATATCGTCCGCGCTGTGGGAGATCAAAGAAAAGGCACCGGGGCTCGGTTTTGGAGAGCTTTTGAAATCCGGCTTCAACATCAGCCGCGATGTGATGGGCACGATGTCGAACACGCTCGTTCTCGCGTATATCGGCAATTCATTATCGGTTGTCGTGATACTGACCGTCTATATAAAGTCTTTCACGGAACTCATCAACAGGGAACTCGTCATCATCGAACTGTTGCAAGCGATCATCGGCAGCCTGGGTCTTCTGCTCACGATGCCGCTTGCCTCGCTGATCTGCGCTGCGTTGTATAATGCGCCGTCGAATACACAGGCGGGCAATCAAAAAGTTTCGTGA